One part of the Verrucomicrobiota bacterium genome encodes these proteins:
- a CDS encoding alpha/beta hydrolase: protein MKVFLVIVGIVAAAFCVMVAYLYVNQRKILYFPQGLDRDWDHVKENTAFEYELNRDGNVLRGWLINPHNKKLLIYYGGNADEASQNIGQFKMLPSVATLLMNYRGYGDSDGAPTEKSIVEDALAIFDSVEDRFDSIVLIGRSLGSGVAVQVAGQRNVDRLILITPYDSIAAVGQGIYPWAPIALLIKDRFDSLKAAKDVSKPALFLIAENDTIIPQHHSRKLADNWQGEVEWVLIKEAAHNSIIEYPSYWETVRSYLSFE from the coding sequence GTGAAAGTTTTTTTAGTCATAGTTGGAATTGTGGCGGCCGCCTTTTGTGTGATGGTGGCGTATTTGTATGTGAACCAACGAAAGATTCTTTATTTTCCGCAAGGTCTGGATCGTGATTGGGACCACGTAAAGGAGAACACCGCGTTTGAGTACGAACTGAACCGTGATGGAAATGTTCTTCGCGGTTGGCTGATTAATCCGCACAACAAAAAACTCCTCATATACTACGGAGGCAATGCGGATGAAGCGTCTCAAAATATTGGGCAATTCAAAATGCTTCCATCTGTTGCGACCTTGCTGATGAATTATAGGGGATATGGTGATAGCGACGGTGCGCCGACTGAGAAGAGTATCGTCGAGGATGCCCTGGCAATTTTTGACAGTGTTGAAGATCGTTTCGATTCGATTGTTTTGATAGGGCGAAGCCTTGGGAGCGGAGTGGCCGTTCAGGTCGCCGGTCAGCGAAATGTGGATCGTTTAATTTTAATCACTCCCTACGATAGCATTGCAGCCGTAGGGCAGGGGATCTATCCGTGGGCACCCATAGCTTTGTTGATCAAGGATCGCTTCGATTCTTTGAAGGCTGCAAAGGATGTTTCAAAACCAGCACTTTTTCTTATAGCAGAAAACGATACCATAATTCCGCAACATCATTCCCGAAAACTGGCTGACAATTGGCAGGGTGAAGTTGAGTGGGTTCTTATTAAGGAAGCTGCCCATAATTCAATTATCGAGTACCCTTCATACTGGGAGACGGTGAGATCGTATTTATCCTTTGAGTAA
- a CDS encoding SDR family NAD(P)-dependent oxidoreductase — protein sequence MTDKPLEGKVAIVTGSGKGIGRAIVKGYAAAGARVCVTARTAAQIDAVAFEINQAGGEAISIVCDITDPAAVKRMVDLTAETFGGLDLVFMNAGGCLESNSIMEADPQIWRDTIEVNLNSAFYTAQAVIPHLKVRGEGKIIIMGSGTGHKGHNRIAAYCAAKAGLWHFTRMLAEELITFNITVNELIPGIVHTKLAEGQEPERKLLDSLGGAHEYQKLPEDVVPLALHMATAPKYGPTAQSYSLTRRWL from the coding sequence ATGACTGATAAACCGCTTGAAGGAAAAGTCGCCATAGTAACGGGATCAGGAAAAGGCATTGGTCGTGCGATTGTTAAGGGTTATGCGGCAGCAGGTGCCCGGGTTTGTGTAACGGCTAGAACAGCAGCTCAGATAGATGCTGTCGCCTTTGAAATTAACCAGGCCGGCGGAGAGGCGATTTCGATTGTCTGCGACATTACCGATCCTGCCGCGGTTAAGCGCATGGTGGATCTAACAGCTGAAACCTTTGGCGGTTTGGACCTGGTTTTCATGAATGCAGGGGGATGTCTTGAGAGTAATTCAATTATGGAGGCTGATCCACAAATATGGAGAGACACCATTGAAGTGAATTTAAACAGTGCTTTTTACACGGCCCAAGCGGTCATTCCTCATCTAAAGGTTCGAGGGGAAGGCAAGATTATTATCATGGGGTCAGGAACCGGACATAAGGGGCACAATCGAATCGCCGCCTACTGCGCTGCCAAAGCCGGACTCTGGCATTTTACCCGCATGCTTGCTGAAGAACTTATCACCTTTAACATAACCGTGAACGAACTTATCCCGGGTATCGTTCACACGAAACTGGCCGAAGGCCAAGAGCCAGAGCGCAAGTTGTTGGATTCTCTTGGGGGTGCCCACGAATATCAGAAGCTTCCCGAGGATGTGGTCCCCCTGGCTTTGCATATGGCAACTGCGCCGAAGTATGGGCCGACCGCTCAATCGTATAGTCTGACTCGAAGATGGTTGTAG
- a CDS encoding ammonia-forming cytochrome c nitrite reductase subunit c552, protein MLLVSYFLRVGLFFAGGCCLLMQVGCSSKKVEEPLILKTDSELAELFPESFRPNDLAWASPKVCAECHTATHDDWLKSHHAIANRLIDPEIDAAAFSVSPVKDEAGFEYDLTAEGDVFTIAQKNAPSTMPEGHDSPVIGVIGETPIRQYLVPTSKGRLQTQALTWDPSKKEWFNVFGDEDRRPTEWGHWSQQGMNWNTNCAYCHMTDFEKNYDMHKNEYKSTWLMQTVSCVQCHSGMEEHVKAARSGNYVTPATPANLQISMENCATCHARREELTANGFHAGERFFNHYRLTLPDAPGAYFPDGQALEEDYVYASFMMSRMGHKGITCMDCHNAHSGEPILPVQNNALCMRCHATGANESILIDPIAHSHHKEGSAGNSCIECHMPERVYMGRDSRRDHGFSSPDPQLTIDFGVPNTCSTCHSDQTTEWALEHVNNWYGDSTRRSHVQNRAKTLTEAHQGLPDSLAAVKSILAAEENVYWKTTWMRLLAQNAQDESVVELAQENFKHESPMLREASLTVLSQRQEQLETLQAALKDEALLVRNRAAEALMSQFDPTVPAFQEWEAYAEMNADRPGGSLRRAELALVQGDFPLAKKLTLQAVSFDKENPYLYYDAAILLSRAGDIRGALSILAEARKIGPEIALLAYSEGLLLAESGDYSGAEKAFVQAVGLDPNQARWWYNLAMIYAYMQEPQKAMGCISRAIELEPSNTDFLIYQQQLGAQLQR, encoded by the coding sequence ATGCTACTAGTTTCTTATTTTCTTAGAGTTGGTTTATTTTTTGCCGGTGGCTGCTGCCTATTGATGCAGGTCGGTTGTTCTTCAAAGAAGGTGGAGGAGCCATTGATTTTAAAGACGGATTCCGAGTTGGCTGAACTTTTCCCGGAATCGTTCAGGCCCAATGATTTAGCGTGGGCGAGTCCGAAGGTGTGTGCTGAGTGTCATACGGCAACGCATGATGATTGGTTGAAAAGTCACCATGCCATCGCGAATCGCTTGATTGACCCGGAAATCGATGCAGCCGCGTTTTCGGTTTCGCCGGTTAAGGATGAAGCTGGGTTCGAGTACGATTTAACCGCCGAAGGCGATGTGTTCACCATTGCTCAGAAAAATGCGCCATCGACTATGCCTGAAGGGCACGACTCTCCGGTAATCGGTGTCATTGGTGAAACACCGATTCGGCAATACCTTGTTCCGACTTCGAAAGGACGTTTGCAGACCCAGGCCCTGACTTGGGATCCGAGCAAGAAGGAATGGTTTAATGTATTCGGAGATGAGGATCGTCGACCGACAGAGTGGGGGCACTGGTCACAGCAGGGTATGAATTGGAATACGAATTGTGCCTATTGTCACATGACCGATTTTGAGAAAAATTACGATATGCATAAAAACGAGTACAAGAGTACTTGGCTGATGCAAACCGTGAGTTGCGTTCAATGTCATTCCGGAATGGAAGAGCATGTTAAAGCCGCCCGATCGGGAAACTATGTGACACCTGCAACACCGGCTAATTTACAGATAAGCATGGAAAATTGTGCTACCTGCCATGCGCGCCGAGAGGAATTGACCGCGAATGGATTTCATGCGGGCGAACGTTTCTTTAATCATTATCGTCTTACATTGCCGGATGCGCCTGGAGCATACTTCCCCGATGGCCAAGCGTTGGAGGAAGATTATGTCTACGCGTCTTTTATGATGAGTCGGATGGGGCATAAAGGAATCACCTGCATGGATTGCCATAATGCTCATTCGGGCGAGCCGATTTTGCCGGTTCAAAACAATGCCTTGTGTATGCGTTGTCACGCTACCGGGGCGAATGAGTCCATATTAATCGATCCGATTGCTCATTCTCACCACAAGGAAGGGAGCGCGGGAAACAGCTGCATTGAGTGTCATATGCCGGAGCGGGTTTATATGGGTAGAGATTCGAGAAGAGATCACGGGTTTTCCAGTCCGGATCCTCAGCTCACGATCGATTTTGGTGTGCCCAACACCTGTAGTACCTGTCACTCAGATCAGACAACCGAGTGGGCGTTGGAGCATGTAAACAATTGGTATGGTGATTCTACAAGGCGTAGCCACGTTCAGAACCGGGCAAAAACTCTCACGGAAGCTCATCAAGGTTTGCCAGATAGTCTGGCTGCAGTGAAGTCGATTTTGGCCGCTGAAGAAAATGTATACTGGAAAACTACCTGGATGCGTCTGCTTGCTCAAAATGCGCAAGATGAATCGGTGGTTGAATTGGCTCAGGAAAATTTTAAACACGAGTCTCCGATGTTGAGAGAAGCATCGTTAACTGTGTTGTCCCAGCGTCAGGAGCAATTGGAGACTTTGCAGGCCGCGCTTAAGGATGAGGCACTCCTTGTCAGAAATCGGGCTGCCGAGGCTTTGATGTCTCAATTCGATCCAACTGTTCCGGCATTTCAGGAATGGGAAGCCTACGCAGAAATGAATGCGGACCGTCCGGGTGGGTCGCTACGTCGAGCAGAACTTGCGTTGGTCCAGGGAGATTTTCCTCTGGCCAAAAAACTTACCCTGCAGGCTGTTTCCTTCGATAAGGAAAATCCTTATTTGTACTACGACGCTGCTATCCTGCTTTCCCGTGCAGGTGACATCAGGGGAGCACTGAGTATTTTAGCTGAAGCCCGGAAGATTGGTCCTGAGATCGCTTTGCTCGCCTACTCCGAGGGGTTACTCCTGGCGGAAAGTGGTGATTACTCAGGTGCGGAAAAGGCGTTCGTTCAGGCTGTGGGTCTCGATCCGAACCAGGCCCGCTGGTGGTATAACCTCGCCATGATCTATGCCTATATGCAGGAACCTCAAAAAGCGATGGGCTGCATTAGCCGAGCCATCGAATTAGAGCCTTCCAACACGGACTTTCTCATTTACCAACAGCAGCTCGGTGCTCAGTTACAACGGTAA
- a CDS encoding leucine-rich repeat domain-containing protein — protein sequence MKELGGYVFNGCYNLERVSLSGSLTSIGLYTFARCTNLTKMIIPEGVTSLGGWAFFNCGNLSAIDLPDKLESIDIRAFWNCFSLTGFKIPPNVSSIGEHVFENCPGLERIYFFGDAPQLGSQAFNQVSPSAKIYYFEGKTGFTEPNWGGLPTQSIQQPSAATFWLIDQNLHHESELVNDPLNTGLPLLAYYALDLPLGQYRSPEPIVISDQAAYVFFGGREDVTYFVEISKDLVNWTSDGVVMTDPDVEGYRTASLNLIDGRCFVRFRFVQNS from the coding sequence GTGAAGGAATTGGGTGGCTACGTTTTCAATGGTTGTTACAATTTGGAACGCGTCTCTTTATCCGGCAGCCTGACATCGATAGGATTATACACTTTCGCAAGATGCACTAACCTCACAAAAATGATAATTCCGGAGGGGGTAACGAGCCTTGGTGGTTGGGCATTCTTTAATTGTGGAAACTTGTCTGCCATAGATCTTCCTGACAAATTGGAATCCATAGATATTCGCGCGTTTTGGAACTGTTTTAGTCTGACTGGATTTAAGATACCCCCTAATGTGTCTTCTATCGGTGAACATGTTTTTGAAAATTGCCCGGGCTTGGAACGTATTTACTTTTTTGGTGACGCTCCTCAGTTGGGAAGCCAAGCATTTAATCAGGTAAGTCCATCGGCTAAGATATATTATTTTGAAGGAAAGACAGGTTTTACGGAGCCCAATTGGGGAGGGTTGCCGACCCAAAGTATTCAACAACCATCCGCTGCAACTTTTTGGTTAATTGACCAAAATCTACACCATGAATCCGAACTCGTTAACGACCCACTGAATACAGGACTGCCGTTGTTGGCTTACTACGCGCTGGATCTACCTTTGGGTCAGTACCGTTCCCCGGAACCGATTGTGATAAGCGATCAGGCGGCTTATGTTTTCTTCGGCGGACGTGAAGACGTCACTTACTTCGTCGAAATCAGCAAAGACCTCGTCAATTGGACTTCAGACGGCGTGGTAATGACGGATCCCGACGTTGAAGGCTACCGGACCGCCAGTTTGAATCTAATCGACGGCCGTTGCTTCGTACGGTTTCGCTTTGTGCAGAATTCTTAG
- a CDS encoding leucine-rich repeat domain-containing protein, which produces MRQAAFRFSQLTTVQFPLGLSEIEDYAFSGCSKLTSISLPDTLTILGEGIFRDCFELMNLSIPEGIKNLGDEVFYNCWKLSAITIPESVERIGREAFRECRELTSVVVPNLVNFIGDGAFSFCLNLEQVDLPDRLDYLGRQVFMECQELATVSLPGILKTIQEETFKGCRNLLALDIPATVTEIGKAAFLGCHSLQSINIPQGVTVIRASTFGGCIGIAELSYTQTSLELKPLLFRDVQRWNSLNYQTIYHTWAKELLKDVKVYKPWRFLAG; this is translated from the coding sequence ATTAGACAAGCGGCATTCAGGTTTTCCCAATTAACAACAGTTCAATTTCCTCTCGGCCTAAGTGAGATCGAGGATTACGCATTTTCTGGATGCTCTAAACTCACGTCTATAAGCCTTCCAGATACATTGACCATTCTCGGAGAAGGTATTTTTCGGGACTGTTTCGAATTAATGAACCTATCGATCCCGGAAGGAATAAAAAATCTGGGAGATGAAGTCTTTTACAACTGCTGGAAACTAAGCGCAATTACTATCCCTGAATCAGTCGAACGTATCGGTCGGGAGGCGTTTCGTGAGTGCAGGGAACTTACGAGTGTGGTAGTTCCGAACCTCGTTAATTTCATTGGAGATGGTGCCTTTAGCTTTTGCTTGAATCTCGAACAAGTGGATTTACCTGACCGCCTGGACTATCTTGGTCGACAGGTGTTTATGGAGTGCCAGGAATTGGCCACTGTATCGTTACCAGGGATTCTCAAAACAATCCAGGAAGAGACGTTTAAAGGTTGCCGAAATTTACTAGCCCTCGATATTCCAGCGACTGTTACTGAGATAGGGAAAGCCGCTTTTTTGGGTTGCCATTCGCTTCAATCGATAAACATTCCCCAAGGCGTAACGGTGATACGTGCAAGCACTTTTGGGGGATGCATCGGAATCGCAGAATTGAGTTACACCCAAACATCTCTAGAATTGAAGCCTCTGCTTTTTCGGGATGTTCAGCGTTGGAATTCATTGAATTACCAGACCATTTATCATACTTGGGCGAAGGAGCTTTTAAAGGATGTGAAAGTCTACAAACCTTGGAGATTCCTAGCCGGATAA
- a CDS encoding leucine-rich repeat protein yields the protein MQISIRTFPVIIILALILYSPSGVRAEQYGEFTYSLVAGNVTILDFNEEISGPIVIPESINGYPVSAIGDFAFDNCRLTLLTIPDSVITIGEGAFRNSRLSSPRARHNSFSILQENYLKTIRFPKLSLALDKRHSGFPN from the coding sequence ATGCAAATTAGTATTCGGACTTTTCCGGTAATAATAATTCTAGCATTGATTCTATATAGTCCGTCAGGAGTCAGAGCTGAGCAATATGGAGAATTTACCTACAGTTTGGTTGCTGGAAATGTTACGATTCTGGATTTTAACGAAGAAATATCCGGACCGATTGTTATCCCCGAAAGCATCAACGGTTATCCGGTTTCCGCTATCGGAGATTTTGCCTTCGATAATTGTCGTTTAACCTTACTCACCATTCCGGATAGCGTAATTACCATTGGTGAAGGTGCTTTCCGAAACAGTCGTTTATCTTCTCCAAGAGCGAGACATAACTCATTCAGTATCCTCCAGGAAAACTACCTGAAGACTATCAGATTCCCGAAACTGTCACTCGCATTAGACAAGCGGCATTCAGGTTTTCCCAATTAA
- a CDS encoding amidohydrolase family protein: MNRITFLRIFSIGALLGNSVLSAELAVKAETIYTMDGEAISNGVILIDEGKFLEVGSAADVNIPNGWPTIEAVVVTPGLIDAHTTVGLSGMLNQAHDQEQVEKSSPIQPELRAIDAYNGRDELVDWIRNLGVTTVHTGHGPGSLISGQTMILKTVQQNISGNVIKPFAMITGSLGEDGINRDEKKSPGTRAKTIALLRAELIKTGEYLKKLDSAEEGKEPARDLRLEALGEVLQGNIPLLITAHRHQDIGAALRLAREFGFRLILDGASEAHLIIDDIKEAGVPVIVHPTMMRAGGDSENMTMEMAAILDREGIPFALQSGFESYVPKTRVVLFEAAMASSYGLPFEAALSSITISAAEILEIDDRVGSISVGKDADLALFDGDPFEYTTHCTGVVINGIIVKNTPQ; this comes from the coding sequence ATGAATCGAATTACATTTTTAAGGATATTTTCAATTGGGGCATTGTTAGGAAACAGTGTTCTCTCCGCAGAATTGGCCGTAAAGGCAGAAACCATTTACACGATGGATGGAGAGGCCATTTCCAATGGTGTAATCTTGATCGACGAAGGTAAGTTTCTCGAGGTCGGTTCTGCTGCAGATGTCAATATCCCGAATGGTTGGCCAACCATTGAGGCCGTCGTTGTAACCCCGGGTTTGATTGATGCCCATACAACTGTCGGACTTTCAGGAATGCTTAACCAGGCTCACGATCAGGAACAGGTGGAGAAGTCTTCGCCCATTCAACCGGAGCTTCGTGCAATCGACGCCTACAATGGTCGCGACGAACTTGTTGACTGGATACGAAACCTCGGTGTTACCACCGTTCATACCGGGCATGGACCAGGATCGTTGATCTCCGGTCAAACGATGATACTCAAAACGGTGCAACAGAATATCAGCGGTAACGTCATCAAACCGTTTGCCATGATCACCGGATCTCTGGGAGAAGACGGTATCAACCGGGATGAAAAAAAGTCTCCTGGGACTCGTGCAAAGACCATCGCCTTGCTTCGGGCCGAGCTTATCAAGACGGGAGAATATCTCAAGAAACTGGACTCGGCTGAAGAAGGCAAGGAACCCGCGCGTGATCTTCGATTGGAAGCACTGGGCGAAGTCCTTCAGGGAAATATCCCTCTGCTGATTACGGCGCATAGACATCAGGACATTGGCGCCGCACTGCGCCTGGCCAGGGAATTTGGATTTCGATTGATTCTGGACGGTGCCAGCGAAGCGCACCTCATTATTGACGATATTAAAGAGGCAGGCGTTCCGGTAATCGTTCATCCTACGATGATGCGGGCAGGAGGTGACTCCGAAAACATGACCATGGAAATGGCTGCCATTCTCGATCGCGAAGGTATACCCTTCGCCTTGCAAAGTGGTTTCGAATCCTACGTTCCAAAAACGCGGGTTGTATTATTCGAAGCAGCCATGGCTTCCTCCTACGGACTACCGTTTGAAGCTGCCTTAAGCTCCATTACGATCAGCGCTGCAGAGATCCTCGAGATTGACGATCGTGTTGGCTCCATCTCCGTGGGCAAGGACGCGGATCTCGCCTTGTTTGATGGCGATCCATTTGAGTACACCACCCATTGCACCGGAGTGGTTATTAATGGGATAATAGTTAAAAACACCCCGCAGTAA
- a CDS encoding amidohydrolase family protein has protein sequence MHNYFSFLFLRPLALMFLLGIWVSCLNAAESIQAYVGAKLIPIEGKPIAVGVLLVQDGKIVAIGTAGEVDIPDGAVVHNVTGKVIMPGLICTHSHIGQGSGGDASAPIQPEVRVYDSINVRDSRIEKARAGGITTVNIMPGSGHLLSGQTVYLKLRDGNKVEDLFIYNEDGSIAGGIKMANGTNSRRDPPFPGTRSKSAALVREQYIKAQEYQAKLKAAADDPEKDPPDRDLGLDALVEVLEGKRVVHHHTHRHDDIITVLRLKEEFGFRLVLQHVSEAWKVADEIAAANVPCSIIYLDSPGGKLEARDIDWRNGAELEKRGVLTGFHTDDGVTDSRWFLRSAAFAVRAGMSREGALYGMTMAGAVMLDMGDRTGSLTVGKDADFIILSGDPLSVYTRIEETWVEGKKVFDLDEPQDRLWANGGYGAGTPRTLQLCCYEHLED, from the coding sequence ATGCATAATTATTTCTCCTTCCTCTTTCTCAGACCCCTCGCCCTTATGTTTCTCCTAGGTATCTGGGTATCCTGTCTCAACGCAGCGGAATCCATTCAAGCCTATGTGGGCGCGAAGTTGATACCCATCGAGGGTAAACCGATTGCCGTTGGAGTCTTGCTTGTTCAAGATGGCAAAATTGTTGCGATTGGTACTGCTGGAGAGGTCGATATACCGGATGGGGCAGTGGTTCACAATGTTACTGGTAAAGTCATAATGCCGGGCTTGATCTGCACTCACAGTCACATCGGGCAGGGGAGTGGCGGCGATGCGTCAGCTCCTATTCAACCGGAAGTTCGTGTTTACGATTCTATAAATGTGCGCGACTCCAGAATCGAGAAAGCGAGAGCCGGCGGGATTACGACGGTGAATATCATGCCCGGTTCAGGCCACTTATTAAGTGGGCAGACGGTTTATTTGAAATTACGGGACGGAAACAAAGTCGAAGATTTATTCATCTATAACGAGGATGGTTCAATCGCCGGAGGGATAAAGATGGCGAATGGCACCAATTCACGGCGCGATCCACCTTTCCCGGGAACAAGATCCAAATCCGCCGCTTTGGTGCGCGAACAATATATCAAGGCGCAGGAGTATCAAGCCAAGCTGAAGGCTGCGGCGGATGACCCTGAAAAGGATCCTCCCGATCGCGATCTGGGTTTGGATGCATTGGTCGAAGTGCTTGAAGGGAAACGGGTCGTTCATCACCACACTCATCGGCACGACGATATTATTACCGTCCTGCGTTTGAAAGAGGAGTTTGGTTTTCGACTTGTTTTACAACATGTCAGTGAAGCCTGGAAAGTTGCTGATGAAATCGCTGCGGCCAATGTGCCTTGTTCGATCATCTATCTGGATAGTCCTGGAGGAAAGTTGGAAGCGCGGGATATCGATTGGAGAAATGGAGCGGAGCTGGAAAAGCGAGGCGTGCTCACCGGTTTTCACACCGACGATGGTGTTACCGATTCTCGGTGGTTTTTGCGATCTGCCGCTTTTGCCGTCCGGGCGGGAATGTCACGAGAGGGAGCGCTGTATGGAATGACTATGGCTGGTGCGGTCATGCTCGATATGGGAGATCGAACGGGATCACTCACCGTTGGAAAGGATGCGGACTTTATCATTCTCTCTGGGGATCCGCTTAGTGTTTACACCCGGATCGAAGAAACCTGGGTTGAAGGAAAAAAGGTTTTTGACCTGGATGAGCCGCAGGACCGGCTTTGGGCCAACGGCGGTTACGGAGCCGGCACACCTAGAACCCTGCAACTATGTTGCTATGAACATTTGGAGGATTAG